The proteins below come from a single Caenibius sp. WL genomic window:
- a CDS encoding SDR family NAD(P)-dependent oxidoreductase, with the protein MEGIHFDGRVAIVTGAGRGLGRQYALMLAARGAKVVVNDFACGPDGSPAAENPADDVVREIEQAGGVAVAAKHSVTDGAQAIVDTAISQFGQLDILINNAGISGGGWFAEIPPADWQRMIDTHLDGTVRMSRAAWPHLAKTGAGRIVNSSSNASFGAPFTTHYSTAKSAMIGLTRSQAAEGAMAGITVNAVMPAAYTRLTAQIPDPILRDYLATHFPPERVAAFVVWLLSSGINGEIFSVGAGRAARVVLAEGPAALATEDTPEAWAALESQVMSLDTMRAPLSLMDELCEHLEDLGGEAAGIAEQIRNVPNWKP; encoded by the coding sequence ATGGAAGGGATTCACTTCGACGGACGCGTTGCCATCGTCACCGGCGCGGGGCGCGGCCTGGGGCGGCAGTATGCGCTGATGCTCGCCGCACGGGGCGCCAAAGTCGTGGTCAACGATTTCGCCTGCGGCCCCGATGGCTCCCCCGCCGCGGAAAATCCGGCTGACGATGTCGTGCGCGAAATCGAACAGGCCGGCGGCGTGGCCGTGGCCGCCAAGCACAGCGTGACCGACGGAGCGCAGGCGATCGTCGACACGGCGATTTCGCAGTTCGGCCAGCTCGATATCCTCATCAACAATGCCGGGATTTCCGGCGGCGGATGGTTCGCGGAAATCCCCCCGGCCGACTGGCAGCGGATGATCGACACCCATCTGGACGGCACCGTGCGCATGTCACGCGCGGCATGGCCCCATCTGGCGAAAACCGGGGCCGGGCGGATCGTCAATTCGTCCTCCAACGCCTCGTTCGGCGCACCTTTCACCACCCATTATTCCACCGCCAAATCGGCAATGATCGGGCTCACCCGCTCGCAGGCGGCCGAAGGCGCGATGGCGGGCATCACTGTCAATGCTGTCATGCCCGCCGCTTATACGCGGTTGACCGCCCAGATACCCGATCCGATCCTGCGCGATTATCTGGCCACGCATTTCCCGCCGGAACGCGTCGCCGCTTTCGTCGTCTGGCTGCTGTCGAGCGGTATCAACGGCGAAATCTTTTCGGTCGGCGCGGGCCGCGCCGCGCGCGTGGTGCTGGCGGAAGGCCCGGCCGCGCTGGCCACGGAAGACACGCCCGAAGCGTGGGCGGCGCTGGAAAGCCAGGTCATGTCGCTCGACACGATGCGCGCGCCGCTCAGCCTGATGGACGAACTGTGCGAACATCTCGAAGATCTCGGCGGTGAAGCCGCCGGCATTGCGGAGCAGATCCGCAACGTGCCCAACTGGAAACCGTGA
- a CDS encoding TonB-dependent receptor, with protein sequence MRYLKLTGTTSVSVVALAVLGAQPAFAQDAATDEAAARTGGVQEIVVTAQKRAENLQNVPVAVTAVTSEAIANARIENIADLRSIAPNLYVVTQPGGSSIPSTVMRGQVSGAATNPTVDNGISYYIDGVYLGALNGILFDINEIERIEIIRGPAGTLFGTNSTGGAINYITSGPKGEFGIKQDFSYARFGSFRSKTRIDTPEWNGLSASVSYLHNEKKNNVRNFRQTTIDYSTHTSGELGKLTSVKRLGESTNDAVHVAVRWKDVVEGLTLDYKYDWSRQKSAPPAVYLLGFPDTEAGVGAYQIVASQPFFGGPSIDDYIQTKRGRIAFNDTTTQTITKTQSHLFVANYQANDWLSIKNTASWRSNDRKGFTSNLDGAGVITGPIAYDQQGNPTAYGPMSLLTVLCCSKLNQFSNELQLNIDTDKVTGTLGLFHYTRRTKPGSNPWGEATTHAFGTYPGGAYAGAPISEFDRSFYYRVKQTAGYGQLTYHLTDKFDITGGIRYTQDDKTFFDVAAGEPGSTYQYSKGNFSFLGNISYKASEDFMAYAKYSTSFIAGGTSAGSMAIDRVTGRVFQGPAIEYGEEKAKSWEAGVKTQWFDRRLRANLAAFHVTYSGLQTPQFALDGQIMSPSGNLEKIISASYTANFGKARAYGVEWEFTAVPTEGLTLGWSGSYTDFDFKKISKAILDGGGVTNVKDYPEAQRPKFMTTGSVQYVTPLVGETTLMLRLDAAYRSSIKVGTEKFSNAGFVAEGIDYDNRYMNDLLNQKGLLTLNARATVANIPVGPTKAALSVWGRNITNKQRLNFIANTGITAAALFDDPATYGVDLSIEF encoded by the coding sequence ATGCGTTATCTGAAGTTGACCGGCACTACGTCAGTGTCGGTGGTTGCCTTGGCTGTGCTCGGCGCCCAGCCCGCCTTCGCCCAGGATGCGGCAACCGATGAAGCAGCCGCCCGCACCGGCGGTGTCCAGGAAATCGTGGTGACGGCGCAGAAGCGTGCCGAAAACCTGCAAAATGTTCCGGTGGCCGTGACGGCCGTGACCTCGGAAGCGATCGCCAACGCGCGGATCGAAAACATTGCCGATCTGCGCTCCATCGCGCCGAACCTCTATGTGGTCACCCAGCCGGGCGGCAGCTCGATCCCGTCCACCGTGATGCGCGGCCAGGTTTCCGGCGCGGCAACGAACCCGACGGTCGACAACGGGATTTCGTACTACATCGATGGCGTCTATCTCGGCGCGCTGAACGGGATCCTGTTCGACATCAACGAAATCGAACGGATCGAAATCATTCGCGGCCCGGCGGGCACCCTGTTCGGCACCAACTCCACCGGCGGCGCGATCAACTACATCACCAGCGGCCCCAAGGGCGAATTCGGCATCAAGCAGGATTTCAGCTATGCCCGCTTCGGTTCGTTCCGCAGCAAGACCCGCATCGACACGCCCGAATGGAACGGGCTGAGCGCGTCGGTCAGCTATCTGCATAACGAAAAGAAGAACAACGTCCGCAATTTCCGCCAGACGACGATCGACTACAGCACGCACACCAGCGGCGAACTCGGCAAGCTGACCTCGGTCAAGCGTCTGGGTGAAAGCACGAACGACGCCGTCCACGTCGCCGTGCGCTGGAAGGATGTGGTCGAAGGCCTGACGCTCGACTACAAATATGATTGGTCGCGCCAGAAGTCGGCTCCGCCGGCTGTTTACCTGCTCGGTTTCCCCGATACCGAAGCCGGGGTCGGTGCCTATCAGATCGTGGCTTCTCAGCCGTTTTTCGGTGGCCCTTCGATCGACGACTATATCCAGACCAAGCGCGGCCGGATTGCTTTCAACGACACCACGACGCAGACGATCACCAAGACCCAGTCGCACCTGTTTGTCGCCAATTATCAGGCGAATGACTGGCTTTCGATCAAGAACACGGCCAGCTGGCGCAGCAACGATCGCAAGGGCTTCACGTCCAACCTCGATGGGGCCGGCGTGATTACCGGGCCGATTGCCTATGATCAACAGGGCAACCCGACAGCCTATGGGCCGATGTCCCTGCTGACGGTGCTGTGCTGCAGCAAGTTGAACCAGTTCAGCAACGAACTGCAGCTCAACATCGATACCGACAAAGTCACCGGCACCCTGGGGCTGTTCCACTATACTCGCCGGACCAAGCCGGGCAGCAACCCTTGGGGTGAAGCAACGACCCATGCGTTCGGTACTTATCCTGGTGGTGCCTACGCAGGCGCGCCCATCAGCGAATTCGATCGCAGCTTCTACTATCGGGTGAAGCAGACGGCTGGCTATGGTCAGCTGACCTATCACCTGACCGACAAGTTCGATATCACGGGCGGCATCCGCTACACGCAGGACGACAAGACGTTCTTCGACGTGGCAGCAGGCGAACCGGGTTCGACTTACCAGTACTCGAAGGGTAACTTCAGCTTCCTCGGCAATATCTCGTACAAGGCCAGTGAAGATTTCATGGCCTATGCCAAGTACAGCACCAGCTTCATCGCTGGCGGTACGTCGGCAGGTTCGATGGCAATCGACAGGGTTACCGGACGCGTCTTCCAGGGCCCGGCCATCGAATATGGCGAAGAAAAGGCCAAATCGTGGGAAGCCGGCGTCAAGACGCAGTGGTTTGACCGCCGTCTGCGCGCCAACCTTGCCGCGTTCCACGTGACCTATAGCGGTCTGCAGACCCCGCAGTTCGCCTTAGACGGTCAGATCATGTCGCCCAGCGGCAATCTTGAGAAGATCATTTCGGCCTCGTACACCGCCAACTTCGGCAAGGCGCGTGCTTACGGTGTGGAATGGGAATTCACGGCCGTTCCGACCGAAGGTCTGACTCTTGGCTGGTCGGGTAGCTACACCGACTTCGACTTCAAGAAGATTTCGAAGGCCATTCTGGATGGCGGTGGCGTTACCAACGTCAAGGATTATCCCGAAGCCCAGCGGCCGAAGTTCATGACCACAGGTTCGGTTCAGTACGTCACGCCGCTGGTCGGTGAAACCACGCTGATGCTTCGCCTCGATGCGGCCTATCGCTCGTCGATCAAGGTCGGCACGGAGAAGTTCAGCAACGCAGGTTTTGTTGCCGAAGGCATCGACTACGACAACCGCTACATGAACGATCTGCTCAACCAGAAGGGTCTGCTGACTCTGAATGCGCGTGCGACGGTGGCGAACATTCCGGTTGGCCCGACCAAGGCAGCGCTTTCCGTCTGGGGTCGCAACATCACCAACAAGCAGCGCCTGAACTTCATTGCCAACACCGGCATTACGGCGGCGGCACTGTTTGACGATCCGGCCACTTACGGGGTCGATCTGTCGATCGAGTTCTGA
- a CDS encoding SDR family oxidoreductase, which translates to MSDFAQKVALVTGGGSGIGRAACQRMAAEGASVVVVDRDAATAERTVELIAATGGQAIAVTADISSQADNIAMFDAAEKAFGGVDAAFLNAGILQPYGPFDKLSVETFDRLIAVNLRGAFLGAQQAQARLRPGGACVVTASAAGIIGFAEAAAYSMSKHGVIGLVRSAAASFAARSLRINAICPGMVLTSMNGLAAVETVDDPNDLTDPEYRGALTGQQVAEVALFLLSRRAVGLNGQAQLVDAASLSAFPPLPPEALSAN; encoded by the coding sequence ATGAGTGATTTCGCCCAGAAAGTTGCCCTTGTCACCGGTGGTGGTTCGGGCATCGGCCGCGCCGCCTGTCAGCGCATGGCGGCAGAAGGCGCCAGCGTGGTGGTGGTGGACCGCGATGCGGCCACGGCCGAACGCACTGTCGAACTGATTGCCGCCACCGGCGGGCAGGCGATTGCCGTGACGGCCGACATTTCCAGTCAGGCCGACAACATCGCCATGTTCGATGCCGCGGAAAAGGCATTCGGCGGCGTTGACGCAGCGTTCCTCAACGCCGGTATCCTCCAGCCCTACGGCCCGTTCGACAAGCTCAGCGTCGAAACTTTTGATCGTCTGATTGCGGTCAATCTGCGCGGCGCGTTCCTCGGCGCCCAGCAGGCGCAGGCGCGGCTGCGTCCGGGCGGGGCCTGCGTCGTCACCGCTTCGGCCGCCGGGATCATCGGCTTTGCCGAAGCGGCCGCCTATTCGATGTCGAAGCATGGCGTGATCGGCCTCGTCCGCTCGGCCGCCGCTTCGTTCGCAGCACGCAGCCTGCGGATCAATGCGATCTGCCCCGGCATGGTGCTGACCAGCATGAACGGCCTTGCGGCTGTCGAAACGGTTGACGATCCGAACGATCTGACCGATCCTGAATATCGCGGCGCGCTGACTGGGCAACAGGTGGCGGAAGTCGCGCTGTTCCTGCTCAGCCGCCGCGCGGTCGGCCTGAACGGGCAGGCCCAACTGGTGGATGCGGCGTCCCTGTCCGCGTTTCCGCCTCTGCCCCCCGAAGCTCTGTCCGCCAACTGA